The Lagenorhynchus albirostris chromosome 6, mLagAlb1.1, whole genome shotgun sequence genome includes a window with the following:
- the MMADHC gene encoding cobalamin trafficking protein CblD, producing the protein MANVLCNRARLVSYLPGFCSLVKRVVNPRAFSTAGSSGSDESHVATAPPDICSRTVWPDETMGPFGPQDQRFQLPGNIGFDCHLNGTTSQKKSQVHKTLPDVLAEPLSSERHEFVMAQYVNEFQGNDVPVEQEINSAETYFESAKVECAIQTCPELLRRDFESLFPEVATNKLMILTVTQKTKNDMTVWSEEVETEREMLLEKFISGAKEICYALRAEGYWADFIDPSSGLAFFGPYTNNTLFETDERYRHLGFSVDDLGCCKVIRHSLWGTHVVVGSIFTNATPESHIMKKLSGN; encoded by the exons ATGGCCAAT GTGCTCTGTAACAGAGCCAGACTGGTTTCCTATCTCCCAGGATTTTGCTCTTTAGTTAAAAGGGTTGTCAATCCCAGAGCCTTTTCAACTGCAGGATCTTCAGGTTCTGATGAGTCTCATGTGGCCACTGCACCTCCAGATATCT GCTCTCGAACAGTTTGGCCCGATGAAACTATGGGACCATTTGGACCTCAGGATCAGAGATTCCAGCTTCCTGGGAACATAGGTTTTGATTGTCACCTCAATGGGACCACATCACAGAAGAAAAGCCAGGTTCATAAAACTTTACCTGATGTTCTAGCAGAACCTTTATCGAGCGAAAGACATGAGTTTGTTATGGCACAATATGTGAATGAATTTCAG GGTAATGATGTACCTGTTGAGCAAGAAATTAACAGTGCGGAAACTTACTTTGAAAGTGCCAAAGTAGAGTGTGCAATCCAAACATGTCCGGAATTGCTGCGAAGAG ATTTTGAATCACTGTTTCCAGAAGTAGCCACCAACAAACTAATGATTCTGACTGTAACACAGAAAACTAAGAATGATATGACTGTTTGGAGTGAGGAGGtagaaactgaaagagaaatgctCTTAGAAAAG TTCATCAGCGGTGCTAAAGAAATTTGCTACGCCCTTCGAGCTGAAGGCTATTGGGCTGACTTTATTGACCCATCATCTGGTTTGGCA TTTTTTGGACCATATACAAACAACACTCTTTTTGAGACAGATGAACGCTATCGACATTTAGGATTCTCTGTTGATGATCTTGGTTGCTGTAAAGTGATTCGTCACAGTCTCTGGGGTACCCATGTGGTTGTAGGAAGTATCTTCACTAATGCAACACCAGAGAGCCATATTATGAAGAAATTAAGTGGAAACTAG